A section of the Verrucomicrobium sp. GAS474 genome encodes:
- a CDS encoding PEP-CTERM sorting domain-containing protein translates to MKIPSLLALSLVVFMPLGGWSQTTYTWAGASGSSWAAAANWSPTTGTGTTFPGAGDTAILGNVASGTMVSVYGSGSGGSLGTLSLVQSTSGATNELSVQSSLSVANSFTLGASAGTSLLYLDSYTANSALTLAVGSGTGTLTVASGGVLEFGTSLSGTTAAAGSTFSGNLSIAGGTVNVERGRVNFVAYPITISGAVSMSAGMLVIGSTPLSGPAGTAQDTRFSVTGNFIATGGSITTSLAKGYTSLYLNGGTNDLSGLTSFSTNIGISLSNSPTTTGTTSTQSLSIGSNSIGTVLLRNSTSNSTAVKTISSTTGTIGAITFDGHSGGASITLLLGSNLTLTTNAAMPTNSAYGAGSYTQNYIIDTASYVFDLSAGTNNGALAPANQSGTTTLVNWVMQGSGTVKAGSFDISNIRSSSILGSVTIQAAGGNGTANNLGNLSVGGSTAVAGTATGTISATSTFLYSGSATASSAATLVSNRTIGALAVQNGFLNIAQAALSTGGGVTLSSGGLQLNGVGTAGTITLASGQNFTMTGGTLAFDIGTAQDQVLSLGSGTFTISGGTLSLTLGTGYDYASAYTLFSGFTSGSVSGLAITGYDTADYLATLSSSGVLTFSAIAVPEPGPLWLLLLGASVLSVAARRRQTCQA, encoded by the coding sequence ATGAAAATCCCTTCGCTGCTGGCCCTCTCCCTGGTCGTCTTCATGCCGCTGGGTGGTTGGTCGCAAACCACTTACACATGGGCCGGGGCTTCCGGGTCCAGCTGGGCGGCCGCCGCGAACTGGAGCCCGACCACCGGAACCGGGACGACTTTCCCTGGCGCTGGCGACACCGCCATCCTGGGGAATGTGGCCTCGGGGACCATGGTTTCCGTCTACGGCTCGGGATCGGGCGGCTCTCTCGGAACGCTTTCCCTCGTGCAGAGTACCAGCGGGGCAACGAACGAGCTGAGCGTGCAGAGCAGCCTCTCCGTGGCGAACAGCTTCACCCTCGGCGCGAGCGCGGGGACCAGCCTCCTCTACCTCGACAGCTATACGGCGAACTCCGCGCTGACCCTCGCCGTCGGCTCCGGGACGGGAACCCTGACCGTGGCGAGCGGCGGCGTCCTCGAGTTCGGCACCAGCCTTTCGGGCACCACGGCGGCGGCCGGATCGACCTTCAGCGGCAATCTGTCAATCGCCGGCGGCACGGTCAACGTCGAGCGAGGCCGGGTCAACTTCGTCGCCTATCCGATCACCATCTCCGGCGCGGTCTCGATGTCGGCGGGGATGCTGGTGATCGGAAGTACGCCCCTGAGCGGCCCGGCGGGGACAGCCCAGGACACCCGCTTCTCGGTCACCGGCAACTTCATCGCGACGGGAGGCTCGATCACCACCTCGCTTGCCAAGGGCTACACCTCGCTCTACCTGAACGGTGGGACGAACGACCTCTCCGGCCTGACCAGCTTCAGCACGAACATCGGCATCAGCCTCTCGAACTCGCCCACGACCACGGGGACCACCTCCACCCAATCGCTGAGCATCGGATCGAATTCGATCGGCACCGTCCTCCTCCGCAACAGCACCTCGAACAGCACGGCGGTGAAGACCATCAGCTCGACGACCGGAACGATCGGGGCGATCACCTTCGACGGCCATTCCGGGGGCGCGAGCATCACCCTCCTCCTCGGGAGCAACCTGACGCTGACGACGAATGCCGCGATGCCGACGAACAGCGCCTACGGCGCGGGCAGCTACACCCAGAACTACATCATCGATACGGCCAGCTACGTCTTCGATCTCAGCGCGGGAACCAACAACGGGGCCCTCGCCCCCGCCAACCAGAGCGGCACCACCACCCTGGTGAACTGGGTCATGCAGGGGAGCGGGACGGTCAAGGCGGGATCGTTCGACATTTCAAACATCCGCTCCTCCTCGATCCTGGGGAGCGTCACGATCCAGGCGGCGGGCGGGAACGGGACGGCGAACAATCTCGGGAATCTGAGCGTCGGCGGCTCGACCGCCGTGGCGGGAACTGCGACCGGCACGATCAGCGCCACCTCGACCTTCCTTTATTCCGGCTCCGCCACTGCGTCGAGCGCAGCGACACTGGTCTCCAACCGGACGATCGGCGCCCTGGCCGTCCAGAACGGCTTCCTGAACATCGCCCAGGCGGCGTTGAGCACCGGGGGCGGGGTGACGCTCTCCAGCGGCGGCCTCCAGCTGAACGGCGTCGGCACGGCGGGAACGATCACGCTCGCCTCCGGGCAGAACTTCACCATGACGGGCGGCACTCTTGCCTTCGACATCGGCACCGCGCAGGACCAGGTCCTCAGCCTCGGCTCGGGGACGTTCACGATCTCCGGGGGGACGCTCTCCCTGACCCTGGGGACCGGTTACGATTACGCCTCGGCCTACACCCTGTTCAGCGGGTTCACCAGCGGCAGTGTTTCCGGCCTCGCAATCACGGGGTACGATACGGCCGATTACCTGGCCACGCTCAGCTCGAGCGGCGTCCTGACGTTCTCCGCCATCGCAGTGCCGGAACCGGGCCCGCTCTGGCTCCTCCTCCTCGGAGCATCGGTGCTTTCCGTCGCGGCCCGCCGCAGGCAGACTTGCCAGGCATAG
- a CDS encoding prepilin-type N-terminal cleavage/methylation domain-containing protein, whose translation MKSLRFPRPFAFPPSGKSSGRGFTLIEVMVVLAIMTVLFVLVAPVITSLSGNVTAASVAIQGAFEQARTYAVANNTYTWVGIFEEDGTKPSSRNSAQPGAGRIVICVVASKDGTSIYSKANAENQEAQTLPSASLIQIGKLIKLENVHVVDASAQAVGKRAARIIQQGDLIGLASGVSLFSFGYPLSGSTLYTFGGSAGAGANGIVQFNPQGEAISNVGSLANPSVNLEIAVRAAHGTHADNAANLIALDVSGLTGQTTLYRP comes from the coding sequence ATGAAATCCCTTCGGTTCCCCCGGCCTTTCGCCTTTCCTCCTTCGGGAAAATCTTCGGGCCGGGGTTTCACGCTGATCGAGGTCATGGTCGTCCTGGCGATCATGACGGTCCTCTTCGTCCTGGTGGCCCCGGTGATCACCAGCCTCAGCGGAAACGTCACCGCCGCCTCCGTCGCGATCCAGGGCGCGTTCGAGCAGGCCCGGACCTACGCGGTCGCCAACAACACCTACACCTGGGTCGGCATCTTCGAGGAAGACGGGACGAAGCCCTCCTCGCGCAACTCCGCCCAGCCGGGCGCGGGCCGGATCGTGATCTGCGTCGTCGCCTCGAAGGACGGCACCTCGATCTACAGCAAGGCGAACGCGGAAAACCAGGAAGCCCAAACGTTGCCCTCCGCCAGCCTGATCCAGATCGGCAAGCTCATCAAACTGGAGAACGTCCACGTCGTCGACGCCTCCGCGCAGGCCGTCGGCAAGCGGGCTGCCCGCATCATCCAGCAGGGGGACCTGATCGGCCTGGCATCGGGAGTCTCGCTCTTCTCCTTCGGCTATCCGCTCTCGGGAAGCACCCTCTACACCTTCGGAGGGAGTGCCGGGGCGGGGGCCAACGGGATCGTCCAGTTCAACCCCCAGGGCGAGGCGATCTCGAACGTCGGCTCGCTGGCGAATCCCTCCGTCAATCTCGAGATCGCCGTCCGCGCCGCACACGGCACCCATGCCGACAATGCCGCCAACCTCATCGCCCTCGACGTGAGCGGGCTCACCGGTCAGACGACCCTGTACCGGCCATGA
- the vccB gene encoding Verru_Chthon cassette protein B: MKPYLRKTAAFSLVEVVIAIGIVSLALLPLLGLLPVGLNSNRSSTTQTGAMSLITAISADIRSTTATTGVSPRFGIRTTASGGQTLYFDESETVTGLQPGKPGYKADIEPVKISTTMTALRVTVSWPPQASGGNVLGSADVIVPVDNN; encoded by the coding sequence ATGAAACCGTATCTCAGGAAGACGGCGGCCTTCTCGCTGGTCGAGGTCGTGATCGCCATCGGCATCGTCTCGCTCGCCCTGCTCCCGCTCCTCGGGCTGCTTCCCGTCGGCCTGAACAGCAATCGCAGCTCGACGACCCAGACCGGGGCGATGAGCCTCATCACGGCGATCTCCGCCGACATCCGCTCGACGACCGCGACGACGGGAGTCTCCCCCCGCTTCGGCATCCGCACGACGGCCTCGGGCGGGCAGACGCTCTACTTCGACGAATCGGAGACGGTGACCGGCCTCCAGCCGGGCAAGCCCGGATACAAGGCCGACATCGAGCCGGTCAAGATCTCGACGACGATGACGGCCCTCCGGGTCACCGTCAGCTGGCCGCCGCAGGCATCGGGGGGGAACGTCCTGGGCTCGGCCGATGTCATCGTCCCGGTCGACAACAATTAG
- a CDS encoding type II secretion system protein produces the protein METLSHPIERARRPAPRGNKRGFTLVEIMVSIGVLLCIILLVAQLVSSLSATTSNASKRSDSDNQARLIFSKMAADFAAISSRADVNYAFLSQNGNDSFYFYSEASGHISSGDPAGTGESTLSGVSLIGYRVSDGISGGARVELERLGLGLHWVDVSSQTGTSGQGRSVLFLPTLIRDAFSKTLANPNNNSSNPNTSNPSPWDVIGDQVFRMEFCFLLKDGTFAVTPVIRNSGAKGNFAAAVAPQATDDASAGYAPGSRWYNAQSQVAYRCVRASTKAAFWTPLGLQDVKAVVVSLALLHPKARATIQVGALTRSIPLLPDFAGSPVIGSWTTAAGNASVFKAGGMNPMTASSVRVYQRFFYLN, from the coding sequence ATGGAGACGCTTTCCCACCCTATCGAGCGGGCCCGCCGCCCGGCCCCGAGGGGGAACAAGAGAGGCTTCACGCTGGTCGAGATCATGGTCTCGATCGGCGTCCTCCTCTGCATCATCCTGCTGGTCGCCCAGCTGGTGAGCAGCCTGAGCGCGACGACCTCGAACGCGAGCAAGCGGAGCGATTCCGACAACCAGGCGCGGCTGATCTTCTCGAAGATGGCCGCCGATTTCGCGGCGATCTCCAGCCGGGCCGACGTCAATTATGCGTTCCTCAGCCAGAACGGAAACGACTCCTTCTATTTCTACAGCGAGGCCTCGGGCCATATCTCCTCCGGCGATCCCGCCGGGACGGGGGAGTCGACGCTGAGCGGCGTCTCCCTGATCGGCTACCGCGTCAGCGACGGCATCTCCGGCGGCGCCCGGGTCGAGTTGGAGCGCCTCGGCCTCGGCCTCCATTGGGTCGACGTCTCCTCCCAGACCGGCACGAGCGGGCAGGGGAGGTCGGTCCTCTTCCTCCCGACGCTGATCAGGGACGCCTTCTCCAAGACCCTCGCCAATCCGAACAACAACTCGTCGAACCCGAACACCTCGAATCCCTCGCCCTGGGACGTCATCGGCGACCAGGTCTTCCGCATGGAATTCTGCTTCCTGCTGAAGGACGGCACTTTCGCGGTCACGCCGGTGATCCGCAATTCGGGGGCCAAGGGCAATTTCGCCGCCGCCGTCGCCCCGCAGGCGACCGACGATGCCTCCGCCGGCTATGCCCCGGGCTCCCGTTGGTACAATGCCCAATCGCAGGTCGCCTACCGGTGTGTCCGGGCCTCGACGAAGGCGGCGTTCTGGACGCCGCTCGGCCTGCAGGACGTGAAGGCCGTCGTCGTCTCCCTGGCCCTCCTCCATCCCAAGGCGCGGGCGACGATCCAGGTCGGCGCGCTCACCCGGTCGATTCCCTTGCTCCCCGATTTTGCCGGATCGCCCGTCATCGGCTCCTGGACGACGGCGGCGGGAAACGCCTCCGTTTTCAAGGCGGGGGGGATGAACCCGATGACGGCCTCGTCGGTCCGCGTCTACCAGCGGTTCTTCTACCTGAACTAA